The following are encoded together in the bacterium genome:
- a CDS encoding phosphatidylglycerophosphatase A: MRALVVILATGGGAGYVPVAPGTAGSLVAVPLIPLLGLVHARGGPGLWAAAVAALIAIAIWAAGRAEPLFGHDAGKIVIDEIAGMIVASCFVPATWTAAAVVFVFFRLFDVWKPFPAGVVDRSWPGGLGVVGDDLVAGVYAGLVARLLLEVLP; the protein is encoded by the coding sequence GTGCGCGCGCTCGTGGTGATCCTCGCGACCGGCGGCGGAGCGGGCTACGTGCCCGTCGCGCCGGGGACCGCGGGCTCGTTGGTCGCCGTGCCGCTGATCCCCCTGCTCGGGCTCGTCCACGCGCGCGGCGGCCCGGGGCTCTGGGCCGCCGCCGTGGCCGCGCTGATCGCGATCGCGATCTGGGCCGCCGGCCGCGCCGAGCCGCTCTTCGGGCACGACGCCGGTAAGATCGTCATCGACGAGATCGCGGGCATGATCGTCGCGTCGTGCTTCGTACCGGCCACCTGGACCGCGGCGGCCGTGGTGTTCGTCTTCTTCCGCCTCTTCGACGTCTGGAAGCCGTTTCCCGCCGGCGTCGTCGACCGCTCCTGGCCCGGGGGGTTGGGCGTCGTCGGCGACGACCTCGTCGCCGGCGTCTATGCGGGCCTCGTCGCCCGCCTGCTCCTGGAGGTTCTCCCGTGA
- a CDS encoding 3'(2'),5'-bisphosphate nucleotidase CysQ — protein sequence MMSGLARERDVAVEAAREAGALIRRYYDGTVENLRTEDNPLTLADRDANDCIHRLISQAFPADGWLSEETADSKERLERPRAWIVDPLDGTKEFTQHIPEFCVCIALVENGRPVVGVEYNPAADRLYVAVKGQGTTVNGAPARVSTQADVARAEVLASRSEDKRGEWDVFKPLCKVVLTGSVAFKLAEMATGAGDATFTLTPKNEWDICAGSILVEEAGGKVTGLDGQPLVFNQPSPLRPGMVSSNGVLHDALMRLIAEYGEQAKPKRR from the coding sequence ATGATGAGCGGGCTCGCACGCGAGCGCGACGTCGCGGTGGAGGCGGCACGCGAGGCCGGCGCGCTGATCCGCCGGTACTACGACGGCACGGTCGAGAACCTGCGCACCGAGGACAACCCCCTCACGCTGGCCGACCGCGACGCCAACGACTGCATCCACCGGCTGATCTCGCAGGCCTTCCCCGCCGACGGCTGGCTCTCCGAGGAGACCGCCGACTCGAAGGAGCGCCTCGAGCGGCCGCGCGCGTGGATCGTCGACCCGCTCGACGGCACCAAGGAGTTCACGCAGCACATCCCCGAGTTCTGCGTCTGCATCGCGCTGGTCGAGAACGGCCGGCCCGTCGTCGGCGTCGAGTACAACCCCGCCGCCGACCGTCTCTACGTCGCGGTGAAGGGCCAGGGCACGACGGTCAACGGCGCGCCGGCGCGGGTGAGCACGCAGGCCGACGTCGCCCGGGCCGAGGTGCTCGCGAGCCGCTCCGAGGACAAGCGGGGCGAATGGGACGTCTTCAAGCCGCTGTGCAAGGTCGTGCTCACCGGCAGCGTCGCGTTCAAGCTGGCGGAGATGGCGACCGGCGCCGGCGACGCCACCTTCACGCTGACGCCGAAGAACGAGTGGGACATCTGCGCCGGCTCGATCCTCGTCGAGGAGGCGGGCGGCAAGGTGACCGGGCTCGACGGCCAGCCGCTCGTGTTCAACCAGCCGTCGCCGCTGCGGCCGGGCATGGTGTCGTCGAACGGCGTGCTGCACGACGCGCTGATGCGCCTCATCGCCGAGTACGGCGAGCAGGCGAAGCCGAAGAGACGCTGA